From Uloborus diversus isolate 005 chromosome 8, Udiv.v.3.1, whole genome shotgun sequence, a single genomic window includes:
- the LOC129228370 gene encoding uncharacterized protein LOC129228370 — protein MPQVLGMPEIPKMPQVPGMPQIPDFPGSPFKFHSKSQTNNRQSIPGCPRMPEIPEMPEFSGMPQIPGMPEISGMPQVPEILGMTQVPGIPQIPGFPGSSFKFYKRSDKSLKDKRQSIPGIPGMLEIPGMPELPGMPKIPGMSELLGMLQVPGVSEIPGMPQVPGMPSQY, from the coding sequence ATGCCACAAGTTCTAGGAATGCCAGAAATCCCAAAAATGCCTCAAGTACCAGGAATGCCACAGATTCCAGATTTTCCAGGCTCACCGTTCAAGTTTCACTCCAAGTCTCAGACAAATAACAGGCAGTCAATTCCTGGATGCCCAAGAATGCCAGAAATTCCAGAAATGCCTGAATTTTCAGGAATGCCCCAAATCCCAGGAATGCCAGAAATTTCAGGAATGCCACAGGTACCTGAAATCCTAGGAATGACACAGGTCCCAGGAATACCCCAAATACCCGGATTCCCTGGTTCATCTTTCAAGTTTTACAAGAGGTCCGACAAGAGCCTAAAAGACAAAAGGCAGTCTATCCCTGGAATTCCAGGAATGCTAGAAATTCCAGGAATGCCTGAACTCCCCGGAATGCCCAAAATTCCAGGCATGTCAGAACTTCTAGGAATGCTACAAGTACCAGGAGTGTCAGAAATACCAGGAATGCCACAAGTACCAGGAATGCCATCACAATATTAA